The following are encoded in a window of Streptomyces sp. SAT1 genomic DNA:
- a CDS encoding NUDIX hydrolase, with protein sequence MTSEQTPRGAVQAVVVHDGRLLLVDERGGWRLPSGTPEPAETSRATAARVVHETTGYLVDGSSELDPQDAGEAVVCQLLTADPSSGARLAPEQIRWVPVAEAAHGALPGAVRDYLAGHTPV encoded by the coding sequence ATGACGTCGGAGCAGACCCCCCGGGGCGCGGTGCAGGCGGTGGTCGTCCACGACGGACGCCTGCTGCTGGTGGACGAGCGGGGCGGGTGGCGGCTGCCCTCGGGCACCCCGGAGCCTGCGGAGACGTCGCGGGCCACCGCGGCCCGGGTCGTCCACGAGACCACCGGTTATCTGGTCGACGGTTCCTCGGAGCTGGACCCGCAGGACGCGGGCGAGGCCGTGGTGTGCCAGTTGCTGACCGCGGACCCCTCGTCCGGGGCCCGGCTCGCACCGGAGCAGATCCGCTGGGTGCCGGTGGCGGAGGCGGCGCACGGCGCGCTCCCCGGCGCGGTACGGGACTACCTGGCGGGCCACACGCCCGTATGA